The following coding sequences are from one Triticum dicoccoides isolate Atlit2015 ecotype Zavitan chromosome 4A, WEW_v2.0, whole genome shotgun sequence window:
- the LOC119287884 gene encoding RNA demethylase ALKBH9B-like, with product MAAGDGADPMELVRGQYDADELAIAGEFLTTWLPFLSAGLCPSCVGSLRGRVASLLPPPPPPPRAEEPAPPPPVERVVATGWDSDPAAPRHLPFEPSGWDSDPPPPPPQGQQADAEKPRMSWADMAQEDELAAAAAEEAAADEDGEEGEEEEAGGAGRPRARLTREQRELHRFRNVLRKDDFICLERVKGSLVNILAGLELHAGVFSTAEQKRIVDCVYGLQEMGKRGELGDRTYTEPEKWMRGKGRVTIQFGCCYNYATDRKGNPPGIIRTFVSDPIPELFKVMIKRLVRWRILPTDCVPDSCIVNMYDPGDCIPPHIDSHDFVRPFCTVSFLSECNILFGSSLKIAGPGEFTGSFAIPLPVGSVLVINGNGADVAKHCVPAVPSKRISITFRKMDPAKRPFSFKDDPELLNITPLEAPAAPETSRSSDEGKGKQLGVQTRDPGSRSSRSRKSKGRTTPAGKAGWGGILGDQPPQHPQSPISSVSSDRERDSIGRSREPRYPPNSDREKDSVERPREPRYPRDAPSHGEDLRDRLNRPPHERTPGSGVFFVNNGADSQARGQRMEHGQLQMINRTITDDMDSLSVGSHESSEQPRVSVRTIHNRPRTRINLGW from the exons ATggccgccggcgacggcgccgACCCGATGGAGCTCGTGCGGGGGCAGTACGACGCCGACGAGCTCGCCATCGCCGGGGAGTTCCTCACCACCTGGCTCCCCTTCCTCTCCGCGGGCCTCTGCCCCTCCTGCGTCGGCTCCCTCCGCGGCCGCGTCGCCTCCCTcctccccccgccgccgcccccgccgcgag CGGAggagccggcgccgccgccgccggtcgaGAGGGTCGTTGCCACGGGGTGGGACTCGGATCCGGCCGCCCCACGGCATCTCCCGTTCGAGCCCAGCGGGTGGGACTCGgatccgcccccgccgccgccgcaggggCAGCAGGCGGATGCGGAGAAGCCCCGGATGTCGTGGGCGGACATGGCGCAGGAGGACGAGCTCgccgccgcggcggcggaggaggcggccgcAGACGAGgacggggaggagggggaggaggaggaggccggcggggcgGGGAGGCCGAGGGCGAGGCTGACCAGGGAGCAGCGGGAGCTGCATCGGTTCCGGAACGTGCTGCGGAAGGACGACTTCATATGCCTCGAGAGGGTCAAGGGCAGCCTCGTCAACATCCTCGCCGGCCTGGAGCTCCACGCCGGCGTGTTCAGCACCGCCGAGCAGAAGCGCATCGTCGACTGCGTCTACGGCCTGCAGGAGATGGGCAAGCGCGGGGAGCTTGGAG ATCGTACATATACAGAACCTGAGAAATGGATGCGTGGTAAAGGGCGGGTAACAATTCAATTTGGATGCTGTTATAACTATGCTACG GACAGGAAAGGAAATCCACCAGGCATCATTCGAACTTTTGTTTCTGATCCGATCCCTGAACTATTTAAGGTCATGATCAAGAGATTGGTAAGGTGGCGTATTCTGCCAACGGATTGTGTGCCAGACAGTTGCATTGTCAACATGTATGACCCTGGAGATTGCATCCCACCACATATAGACAGCCATGATTTTGTTCGACCATTTTGTACTGTTTCATTCCTCAGTGAATGCAACATACTTTTTGGGTCTAGTCTGAAAATCGCTGGTCCTGGAGAATTTACGGGCTCATTTGCAATTCCTCTGCCTGTTGG GTCTGTGCTTGTCATAAATGGCAATGGTGCTGATGTTGCAAAGCATTGTGTTCCGGCGGTACCATCCAAAAG GATATCCATCACCTTCAGAAAAATGGATCCTGCAAAGCGTCCATTCAGTTTCAAGGATGATCCTGAACTGCTGAACATCACTCCTCTCGAAGCACCAGCTGCGCCTGAAACTAGCAGATCCTCGGATGAAGGCAAGGGGAAGCAGCTTGGCGTACAAACTCGGGATCCAGGCAGCAGATCATCCAGAAGCAGGAAATCCAAAGGAAGAACGACACCTGCTGGAAAGGCTGGATGGGGGGGCATTCTTGGAGACCAACCTCCACAGCACCCACAGAGCCCTATCTCCAGTGTGAGCTCTGACAGAGAGAGGGACTCCATTGGGAGGTCGAGAGAGCCAAGATATCCACCGAATTCTGACAGAGAAAAGGACTCCGTTGAGAGGCCGAGAGAGCCAAGATATCCGCGTGACGCACCATCTCATGGAGAGGACCTCAGAGACCGGCTGAACAGGCCGCCTCATGAGAGGACGCCTGGCAGCGGTGTGTTCTTCGTCAACAACGGCGCGGACTCCCAGGCCAGGGGGCAACGGATGGAGCACGGGCAGCTACAGATGATCAACCGCACCATCACCGACGACATGGACTCCCTCTCCGTCGGGAGCCACGAGTCCTCCGAGCAGCCCCGCGTCAGCGTGCGGACCATACACAACAGACCAAGGACCAGAATAAACCTGGGCTGGTAG